In Candidatus Hydrogenedentota bacterium, the sequence AGCGTCGAGTCTTTCGGATTGGGTCCCAAATCGGCCCGAGCCGTGTGCGGTCCGCTGCGCCAAATAACGCCGCTCACTCGAGAAACGCCGTGATCGTCGTCCGCGCCATATACGCGCAACGCAGGGCGGTCGATATCGTCGTGCAGGACGCAGTCGGTGAACTCGATGCCCCCGACGATGGCTGCGACGCTCGGTCGGTTGCGTTGGATCGCGAGGGGGGCACGGCCCGCGGCTTCATCCGGGGCGACGGCCAGCCACGAAGACTTCCAACTGCATCGCTCGAAGCGCACTTGCGCTGTCGTGGCGGACTTGTCGTAGACGCTTACTGCTTCGCGTCCTATGTTCTCGACGACACAGTTCACGAATTCGACGACACCTCGCGGGCCGTCATCCCGAATCGCGCCAACAAGTATCCCAGCATGCCCTTTTACGCCGGTCGCGCGGATATCATCGGCGCTCGCGCCGGCGGGCCCGAGCCGGCCGACGCAATTCTCGAAGCGAATCGATACGGGCTGACTTGTGGAATCCAGAGGTTTGAGATAGACCTGCATGGCCGCGCCCGCGTTGTCCTGAAACACGCAGTTTCGGACCACGCAATTCACGAGGCGCTCGTCCGGTCCGTTCGGTTCGAAATCGATACCCGCCTGTGGCGCGGTGCCGGAAGTGCCGGAGAACTCGCAATTCTCGAC encodes:
- a CDS encoding right-handed parallel beta-helix repeat-containing protein gives rise to the protein MFKANRVHLAALVFAACLTVFAQETRIPPVGPNPQAIAEIASGARTVANASWWGFNAEDATDALQAAIDSPAKTVIVPYMGAPWIVRPIRLRGGLELVFDPGVLVLAKRGEFQGGGDSLFDAADAENITIRGYGATLRMWKKDYQNPPYKKAEWRMCIAINGCKNVLIEGVRLESSGGDGFYIGATKGHPWCEDITIRNCVAKDHHRQGISVISAQNLLVENCEFSGTSGTAPQAGIDFEPNGPDERLVNCVVRNCVFQDNAGAAMQVYLKPLDSTSQPVSIRFENCVGRLGPAGASADDIRATGVKGHAGILVGAIRDDGPRGVVEFVNCVVENIGREAVSVYDKSATTAQVRFERCSWKSSWLAVAPDEAAGRAPLAIQRNRPSVAAIVGGIEFTDCVLHDDIDRPALRVYGADDDHGVSRVSGVIWRSGPHTARADLGPNPKDSTLAVLALK